One Amaranthus tricolor cultivar Red isolate AtriRed21 chromosome 1, ASM2621246v1, whole genome shotgun sequence DNA window includes the following coding sequences:
- the LOC130805868 gene encoding 60S ribosomal protein L12-1 — MPPKLDPSQVVDVYVRVTGGEVGAASSLAPKIGPLGLSPKKIGEDIAKETAKDWKGLRVTVKLTVQNRQAKVTVVPSAAALVIKALKEPERDRKKTKNIKHTGNISLDDVIEIAKIMRPRSMAKELKGSVKEILGTCVSVGCTVDGKDPKDLQQEVTDGEIEIPEN, encoded by the coding sequence ATGCCGCCAAAGCTCGATCCATCTCAGGTGGTGGACGTCTACGTCCGAGTAACTGGAGGAGAAGTCGGTGCTGCTTCCTCTCTCGCTCCTAAGATCGGTCCATTGGGTCTCTCTCCCAAGAAGATCGGAGAAGACATTGCTAAAGAAACTGCTAAGGATTGGAAGGGTCTTCGTGTTACTGTCAAACTTACCGTCCAAAATCGTCAAGCAAAGGTTACTGTTGTTCCTTCTGCTGCCGCTCTTGTCATCAAGGCTTTGAAGGAGCCGGAACGTGACCGTAAGAAGACGAAGAACATCAAACATACTGGTAACATCTCTTTAGATGATGTTATTGAGATTGCTAAGATTATGAGGCCTAGATCTATGGCTAAAGAATTGAAGGGTTCTGTGAAGGAGATTTTGGGTACTTGTGTTTCTGTTGGATGTACTGTTGATGGTAAGGATCCTAAGGATTTGCAGCAGGAGGTTACTGATGGTGAGATCGAGATTCCtgagaattaa
- the LOC130801065 gene encoding uncharacterized protein LOC130801065, which yields MKSRTLGFFFKKSNGGKLHFQVFKMKLMSNNKIQKEEKEMTFQLVVRVELGDNVNHFVVEHDPRLCKQINEYHSNDREKWERLSIFKSYGKQTDSLHNINQKALEGLENTNQHIKEALISQSEEEIKKNKLRLKASINAIRWLACRNCAFRGHDESISSRNRVNFLELIKYTSLYNDEVKKVVLENAPVNASYTSSTIQKEILHIFTSKVQEEVRKEIGEAEFCIILDESQDRAEREEMEIVLRLQLALIGATKEVIPIQQFFTKLAIIVNIVDGSSKRHDELHANQQSEIAHNVAHEGTKTGRGLNQIGNLQRATDTRWSSHLNSITSLMRKFSATGKVLKTVIKEGNSEKRASADAAYDCLMSFEFVFILHLMGELLRLTDNLCQALQRRGQDIVNAMGLVSSTKV from the exons ATGAAGTCAAGAACACtaggtttttttttcaaaaagtccAATGGCGGTAAGCTTCATTTTCAAGTGTTCAAAATGAAACTCATGAGCAACAACAAAATCCagaaggaagaaaaagaaatgacaTTCCAACTTGTTGTAAGAGTTGAGTTAGGTGATAATGTTAACCATTTTGTTGTTGAACACGATCCTAGATTATGTAAACAAATCAATGAGTATCATTCCAATGATCGTGAAAAA TGGGAAAGATTGTCCATTTTTAAATCATATGGGAAACAAACTGATTCTCTACACAACATTAATCAAAAAGCCCTTGAAGGATTGGAGAATACCAATCAACATATTAAGGAAGCTCTTATAAGTCAATCAGAAGAAGAAATAAAGAAGAACAAATTGCGATTGAAGGCTTCAATCAACGCAATTCGTTGGTTAGCTTGCCGAAATTGCGCATTTAGAGGACACGATGAAAGTATCAGTTCTAGAAATAGAGTAAACTTTCTAGAACTTATCAAATATACATCTTTGTACAACGATGAAGTAAAGAAAGTAGTGTTGGAAAATGCACCTG tgaATGCTTCATATACATCATCAACGATACAAAAGGAGATTTTGCATATCTTTACTAGCAAAGTACAAGAAGAAGTAAGAAAGGAGATTGGAGAGGCAGAATTTTGTATCATTCTGGATGAATCACAAGACAGAGCTGAAAGAGAGGAAATGGAGATTGTGTTAAG GCTTCAATTAGCATTAATTGGAGCTACAAAAGAAGTGATTCCCATACAGcaatttttcacaaaattaGCAATTATTGTTAACATAGTTGATGGCTCTTCTAAAAGACATGATGAACTACATGCTAATCAACAATCTGAAATAGCTCACAATGTTGCCCATGAGGGGACCAAAACTGGAAGAGGGTTGAATCAGATTGGAAATTTACAAAGAGCTACTGACACTCGATGGTCATCTCATTTGAATTCCATTACTAGTTTGATGAGAAAATTTAGCGCAACTGGTAAGGTTCTTAAAACTGTTATAAAGGAAGGAAATTCAGAAAAGCGTGCAAGTGCTGATGCTGCTTATGATTGCTTGATGTCTTTTGAGTTTGTATTTATTTTGCATTTGATGGGAGAACTTTTGAGGTTGACTGATAATTTGTGTCAAGCTTTACAACGTCGTGGTCAAGACATAGTTAATGCGATGGGTTTAGTTTCATCTACTAAAGTCTAG